Proteins co-encoded in one Marinobacter qingdaonensis genomic window:
- a CDS encoding YqiA/YcfP family alpha/beta fold hydrolase produces the protein MSSPQLFVFLSHGLESGPGSTKIQAMKQVAETLPGVVAVAIDHTSSKDPATRLEQMRAAMAEAGAHPARTVLAGSSMGGWVCAQTSARHPVLGCFLLAPALAMADYPESSPGIQADHCQIIHGWDDDVVPVMPVLELARSQGLPALVLPDGHRLEHSVDRVASEFRRFLEGCHPGLNQS, from the coding sequence ATGTCATCACCGCAGTTGTTCGTTTTTCTCTCCCACGGCCTGGAAAGTGGCCCCGGCAGCACCAAGATCCAGGCCATGAAGCAGGTGGCGGAAACCCTGCCCGGGGTGGTCGCTGTCGCCATCGACCACACCAGCTCCAAAGACCCGGCCACCCGGTTGGAACAAATGCGGGCCGCCATGGCCGAGGCTGGCGCCCACCCGGCCCGAACCGTCCTGGCCGGTTCCAGCATGGGCGGCTGGGTGTGTGCCCAGACCAGTGCCCGACACCCGGTACTGGGCTGCTTTCTGCTGGCCCCGGCGCTGGCGATGGCCGACTACCCCGAATCCAGCCCGGGCATCCAGGCCGACCACTGCCAGATCATCCACGGCTGGGACGACGATGTGGTGCCGGTCATGCCGGTTCTGGAACTGGCCCGGAGCCAGGGTTTACCGGCCCTGGTGCTGCCCGATGGCCATCGGCTCGAACACAGCGTGGATCGCGTCGCCAGCGAGTTCCGGCGCTTCCTGGAGGGCTGCCACCCCGGTCTGAATCAATCCTAA